A genomic region of Gemmata massiliana contains the following coding sequences:
- a CDS encoding glycosyltransferase → MSALLAPRPMIHAPARVATADPVRVCFMIDRLSRAGTETQLLALIRELDRTRVQPTLVLLDGEDDLSRTLEPTNIPVIRLGVQKLFSGRAVTAANRLRAFWREHRPEVLQTYFLDAAYLGAPLAKMCGIRNVLRVRNNLGYWLTRKHRVMNRMLRPFVDLTLTNTDLGKEALVEGDGVPLARVVVLSNGVDTARFKRFLLPDTSKRLVRVGCVANLRPVKNIDGLMRTARAALERFPQLVFEVAGDGEQRAELTALHAELGLGDRFILRGSVSDVPGFLRGVDIAVLPSHSEGMSNALLEYMAAGRAVIATDVGANARVLDGGRCGLVVPAGDSAAMVNAIGDLLANPLRAAGYGAAARRRVGAEYSREAMTKRFETFYGELAGR, encoded by the coding sequence ATGTCCGCACTACTCGCACCGCGCCCCATGATCCACGCACCGGCCCGGGTCGCCACCGCCGACCCCGTTCGTGTTTGCTTCATGATCGATCGCCTGAGCCGCGCCGGAACGGAAACCCAGCTCCTCGCACTCATCCGCGAACTCGACCGCACGCGCGTCCAGCCGACCCTCGTGCTGCTCGACGGCGAGGACGACCTGTCGCGCACTCTCGAACCGACTAACATCCCGGTGATCCGGCTCGGGGTTCAGAAGCTCTTCAGCGGGCGCGCGGTGACAGCGGCGAACCGGCTGCGAGCGTTCTGGCGCGAGCACCGGCCGGAAGTGCTCCAAACGTACTTCCTCGACGCCGCCTACCTCGGTGCGCCGTTGGCCAAAATGTGTGGCATCCGCAATGTGCTCCGCGTGCGCAACAACCTCGGCTACTGGCTCACGCGCAAGCACCGCGTCATGAACCGGATGCTTCGGCCGTTCGTAGATCTGACGCTCACGAACACGGACCTGGGGAAGGAAGCGCTCGTCGAGGGCGACGGCGTTCCGCTCGCCCGTGTGGTCGTGCTGTCCAACGGCGTCGATACGGCCCGCTTCAAGCGGTTCCTGCTCCCGGACACCTCGAAGCGCCTCGTGCGCGTCGGGTGCGTCGCGAACCTGCGCCCGGTGAAGAACATCGACGGGCTGATGCGAACGGCGCGCGCGGCGCTGGAACGGTTCCCGCAACTGGTGTTCGAGGTGGCCGGCGACGGCGAACAGCGCGCGGAACTGACAGCTTTGCACGCGGAACTCGGTTTAGGCGACCGCTTCATTCTGCGCGGGTCGGTTTCGGACGTGCCGGGGTTCCTGCGCGGCGTGGACATCGCGGTTCTCCCGTCGCACTCCGAGGGTATGTCGAACGCGCTGCTCGAATACATGGCTGCGGGACGCGCGGTAATCGCGACGGACGTGGGGGCGAACGCCCGGGTACTCGACGGCGGTCGGTGCGGTCTGGTCGTTCCCGCGGGCGATTCGGCCGCGATGGTGAACGCGATCGGAGATTTGCTCGCGAACCCGCTCCGGGCCGCGGGGTATGGGGCCGCTGCTCGCCGGCGCGTGGGGGCTGAGTACAGCCGCGAGGCCATGACGAAGCGGTTCGAGACGTTCTATGGTGAACTCGCCGGTCGTTAA
- a CDS encoding DUF1592 domain-containing protein produces the protein MVLRPVLFALVGMTATASTAVWALALNEKPKDVTARALVTDFTESPVRAEPAPAEDPVFKTKVLPFIQKYCLDCHKGEKAKGGLSLESYTSEAQARKDRKNWSAMQHVIASGEMPPAASKKPQPTKDEKEFILDWIENSLTKVDCSPSTPKDPGRVTIRRLNRAEYNNTIRDLCGVDFKPAEEFPSDDVGYGFDNIGDVLSFQPILLEKYLAAADKIVTAAMNIPEPIKSSKQGFGAQNILVIPRSAKARDPINKIVFTSEGSGFLEKFNFPAEGEYVVRFKAWGTKIGDAYPQATVRVDGKDIKTLTVDAEQGKSQVYEVRAKLPAGEKRVAVAFTNAFEDKANKKFREMGLERIEIEGPFNPVPPPEPASVKLLLVARPTSGTDARAAAEKVVANFARRAYRRPVAPNEIVRLMQLFDVATKQGEAFDKALRLPMKAVLVSPHFLYRIEDDPKNPNDVRTINDFEFATRLSYFLWSSMPDEELFALAAKGELRKPRTLEAQVKRMLKDPKVRALSENFAGQWLQLRNLKTLSPDKGYYPNWDESLRNAMIQEAETFFEFVVQNDRPILDFLDADYTFVNDKLAKHYGLTDVKGNEFRKVKLPDTRRGGIITMASTLTVTSNPTRTSPVKRGKWILENVLNTPPPPPAPDVPELPPAGQLKGTLRQQMEQHRADPKCAVCHNKLDPLGFGLENFDGIGGWRTQDNKQNIDSTGELPGGVKFNGPAGLRKVLLGKADQFRNCFAEKLLTFGLGRGLEYYDKCAIDDIVKASKTEGDKFSALVLAVVKSDPFQKRKGKRTE, from the coding sequence ATGGTGTTGCGACCCGTCCTTTTCGCGCTCGTCGGTATGACTGCCACGGCGAGTACCGCTGTTTGGGCGCTCGCGCTCAATGAGAAGCCGAAGGACGTAACGGCTCGCGCGCTGGTCACCGATTTCACCGAATCACCGGTGCGCGCTGAGCCGGCGCCTGCGGAAGATCCGGTGTTCAAGACAAAGGTGCTGCCGTTCATCCAGAAATACTGCCTGGATTGCCACAAGGGTGAGAAGGCCAAGGGTGGGTTGTCGCTGGAGAGTTACACGAGCGAGGCCCAAGCTCGTAAGGATCGCAAGAACTGGAGCGCGATGCAGCACGTGATCGCGTCCGGCGAAATGCCTCCCGCCGCGTCCAAAAAGCCCCAACCGACGAAGGACGAGAAAGAGTTCATCCTCGACTGGATCGAGAACTCGCTCACCAAGGTTGATTGCTCCCCCTCCACACCTAAAGATCCGGGCCGCGTGACGATCCGGCGCCTCAACCGCGCCGAGTACAACAACACCATCCGTGACCTTTGCGGTGTGGACTTTAAGCCCGCTGAAGAGTTCCCTTCGGACGACGTAGGCTACGGCTTCGATAACATCGGTGATGTGCTTTCATTCCAGCCGATCCTGTTGGAGAAGTACCTCGCGGCCGCGGACAAGATCGTTACCGCAGCGATGAACATCCCCGAACCCATCAAGAGCAGCAAACAGGGTTTCGGAGCGCAAAACATTCTCGTGATTCCGCGGAGCGCCAAAGCACGCGACCCGATCAACAAGATCGTGTTCACCTCGGAAGGGTCTGGGTTCCTGGAGAAGTTTAACTTCCCGGCCGAGGGCGAGTACGTCGTCCGCTTCAAAGCGTGGGGCACGAAGATCGGCGACGCTTACCCACAAGCCACCGTTCGTGTGGACGGCAAGGACATCAAAACGCTCACCGTGGACGCGGAGCAGGGCAAGTCCCAGGTGTACGAAGTTCGCGCCAAACTCCCGGCCGGTGAGAAACGTGTCGCGGTCGCGTTCACCAACGCTTTCGAGGACAAGGCGAACAAGAAGTTCCGCGAGATGGGTTTGGAACGCATCGAGATCGAAGGACCGTTCAACCCGGTTCCACCGCCGGAACCGGCCTCGGTGAAGCTGCTCCTCGTCGCCCGCCCCACGTCCGGCACGGACGCCCGCGCCGCGGCCGAGAAGGTGGTTGCCAACTTCGCTCGTCGCGCCTACCGTCGGCCCGTCGCGCCGAACGAAATTGTGCGGCTCATGCAACTCTTCGACGTCGCGACCAAGCAGGGCGAAGCGTTCGATAAGGCGCTCCGGCTCCCGATGAAAGCGGTGCTCGTGTCGCCGCACTTCCTCTACCGGATCGAGGACGACCCGAAGAACCCCAACGACGTTCGCACCATCAACGACTTCGAGTTCGCGACGCGGCTCTCGTACTTCCTGTGGTCGAGCATGCCGGACGAGGAACTGTTCGCACTCGCGGCGAAGGGTGAATTGCGCAAGCCCCGCACCCTCGAAGCGCAAGTGAAGCGCATGCTCAAAGACCCGAAGGTGCGGGCGCTGTCCGAGAACTTCGCGGGGCAGTGGCTCCAGTTGCGCAATCTTAAAACGCTCAGCCCCGATAAGGGATACTACCCGAACTGGGACGAATCGCTCCGCAACGCGATGATTCAGGAGGCGGAGACGTTCTTCGAGTTCGTGGTCCAGAACGACCGCCCGATCCTCGATTTCCTCGACGCCGATTACACCTTTGTCAACGACAAATTGGCGAAGCACTACGGGCTTACCGATGTGAAGGGGAACGAGTTCCGCAAAGTGAAATTGCCCGATACCCGGCGCGGCGGCATTATCACGATGGCCAGCACGCTCACCGTAACCTCGAACCCGACCCGAACCAGTCCGGTGAAACGCGGGAAGTGGATTCTCGAGAACGTCCTCAACACCCCGCCGCCTCCTCCTGCGCCTGATGTGCCCGAACTGCCCCCGGCTGGCCAACTTAAGGGAACGCTCCGGCAGCAAATGGAACAGCACCGGGCCGACCCGAAGTGCGCCGTGTGTCACAACAAGCTCGACCCGCTCGGCTTCGGGTTGGAGAACTTCGACGGGATCGGGGGGTGGCGCACGCAGGACAATAAGCAGAACATTGATTCCACGGGTGAACTTCCTGGTGGGGTGAAGTTCAACGGACCCGCGGGTCTGCGAAAAGTGCTGCTCGGTAAGGCCGACCAGTTCCGCAACTGTTTCGCAGAAAAATTGCTTACCTTTGGTCTGGGCCGGGGGTTAGAGTATTACGATAAGTGCGCGATCGACGACATCGTAAAAGCCTCGAAAACTGAGGGCGATAAGTTCTCGGCGCTGGTACTGGCGGTCGTGAAGTCCGACCCGTTCCAGAAACGCAAGGGTAAACGAACCGAGTGA
- a CDS encoding DUF1552 domain-containing protein has translation MKKSISRRTALKGLGTAIALPFLESFAVSAPAAPAVAGVPKRLAFVYVPNGVNMAAWTPAAEGKLKELTGILEPLNSFKDHINVISGLTLDKARANGDGPGDHARAMSAFLTGRQARKTHGADIRAGISADQHVATVIGDKTRFPSLELGIERGQQAGNCDSGYSCAYSSNLSWRGESTPNAKECDPKAVFERLFGGVDPKELAEARAKRELYNKSVLDFVMEDAKGLNATLGSGDRKKLDEYLSSVREVEQRIQKAREVSRAPVPKPNMAAPTGVPKDLQEHMRLMADLMVLSFQTDLTRVATLPFANEGSNKPYKMIDVPEGHHDLSHHGSDATKLAKIKKINTFHMEQFAYMLGKMKAVKEANGSSLLDNVMIVYGSGNGDGDRHNHDDLPILLAGRGGSTIESGRHIVFPKRANTPITNLYLALFERMGAPASSFGDSTGVLKL, from the coding sequence ATGAAGAAGTCGATTTCCCGCCGGACCGCGCTGAAGGGACTCGGCACTGCCATTGCCTTGCCCTTCCTTGAATCGTTCGCGGTCTCGGCACCTGCCGCCCCCGCCGTGGCGGGGGTGCCCAAGCGCCTCGCCTTTGTTTACGTTCCGAACGGCGTGAACATGGCCGCGTGGACGCCGGCGGCGGAAGGAAAACTCAAAGAACTGACGGGTATCCTCGAACCGCTGAACTCGTTCAAAGACCACATCAACGTGATCTCCGGTCTCACGCTGGATAAAGCCCGTGCCAACGGCGACGGTCCCGGGGACCACGCCCGCGCCATGTCCGCGTTCCTCACGGGTCGGCAAGCGCGCAAAACGCACGGGGCCGATATTCGAGCGGGTATTTCTGCCGACCAGCACGTCGCCACCGTGATCGGTGACAAGACCCGGTTCCCCTCGCTGGAACTCGGTATCGAACGCGGGCAACAGGCCGGTAACTGCGATAGCGGATACTCATGCGCGTACTCCTCCAATTTGTCGTGGCGCGGGGAATCGACGCCAAACGCCAAGGAGTGCGACCCGAAGGCCGTGTTCGAGCGACTCTTCGGCGGCGTTGATCCGAAGGAACTCGCTGAAGCACGAGCCAAGCGCGAACTGTACAACAAGAGCGTCCTCGACTTCGTGATGGAAGACGCAAAGGGGCTGAACGCGACCCTCGGCTCCGGCGACCGGAAGAAACTTGACGAGTACCTGTCGAGCGTGCGCGAGGTCGAACAGCGGATTCAGAAGGCGCGCGAAGTGAGTCGGGCGCCGGTACCGAAGCCGAACATGGCCGCTCCAACCGGTGTCCCGAAAGACCTGCAAGAGCACATGCGATTGATGGCCGACCTGATGGTGCTCTCGTTCCAAACGGACCTCACGCGCGTGGCCACCTTGCCCTTCGCCAACGAGGGGAGCAACAAGCCGTACAAGATGATCGACGTCCCCGAGGGGCACCACGATCTCTCGCACCACGGCAGCGACGCGACCAAGCTCGCGAAGATCAAGAAGATCAACACGTTCCACATGGAGCAGTTCGCCTACATGCTCGGCAAGATGAAGGCCGTGAAGGAGGCGAACGGGAGCAGCCTGCTCGACAACGTGATGATCGTGTACGGTAGCGGCAACGGCGACGGGGACCGGCACAACCACGACGACCTGCCGATCCTGCTCGCGGGTCGAGGTGGTAGTACGATCGAATCGGGGCGCCACATTGTGTTCCCGAAGCGCGCGAACACGCCGATCACGAACCTGTACCTCGCGCTCTTCGAGCGGATGGGCGCTCCGGCCAGTTCCTTCGGCGACAGCACCGGGGTGCTGAAACTTTGA
- a CDS encoding DUF4058 family protein — protein MPLLDHFRPPASRVPWRSIHSGWIGHLAERMNVLLPPGYIALDQKSFGGGLEIDIGIEEEGGPVPVPATNWGGTAVAAARAVYAPPIATGVAQYEFPHTVEIRVENESSGQLVGAIELISPGNKDRGEKREMFLAKCLDYLAGGACVVIVDIVTERHANLHNEIVARLGADALATPEETHLYAATYRPIIRKKKMNVDVWVNPLRVGEPLPTMPLRVVAGLFVPVELEETYAAACRGRKLVV, from the coding sequence ATGCCGCTGCTCGACCACTTCCGCCCGCCCGCGTCCCGCGTCCCGTGGCGCTCGATCCACAGCGGATGGATCGGCCATCTCGCGGAGCGCATGAACGTGCTCCTGCCGCCGGGGTACATCGCGCTCGACCAGAAGAGCTTCGGCGGCGGCCTGGAGATCGACATCGGTATCGAGGAGGAAGGTGGCCCGGTGCCGGTGCCCGCTACGAACTGGGGTGGGACTGCGGTCGCTGCGGCGCGGGCGGTCTACGCGCCCCCGATCGCAACCGGAGTCGCTCAGTACGAGTTCCCGCATACGGTCGAGATTCGGGTCGAAAACGAAAGCTCCGGGCAACTGGTCGGTGCCATCGAACTCATCAGCCCCGGCAACAAGGATCGCGGCGAGAAGCGCGAGATGTTTCTCGCCAAGTGCCTCGACTACCTCGCCGGCGGAGCGTGTGTGGTGATCGTGGACATCGTCACCGAGCGGCACGCGAACCTGCACAACGAGATCGTCGCGCGGCTCGGTGCCGACGCGCTGGCGACGCCCGAAGAGACACACCTGTACGCCGCAACTTACCGCCCGATCATCCGAAAAAAGAAGATGAACGTCGATGTGTGGGTGAACCCGTTGCGGGTCGGGGAACCGTTACCCACGATGCCGCTGCGCGTGGTCGCGGGCCTCTTCGTGCCGGTCGAACTCGAAGAGACCTACGCCGCCGCCTGCCGCGGCAGGAAGCTGGTCGTATGA
- a CDS encoding magnesium chelatase, with product MTGTRPTSLKELRESGWQSKSVKHELRDNYLAALRSSEPLFPGIVGYDDTVVPEISIAVLAGHDMLFLGEKGQAKSRLMRALVRFLDEYVPYLDLPGCPVHEDPFNPLTRAAKEHVANTPEDQIRIAWWHRTDRYAERLAPGTKFADVIGEIDPAKLAAGTSMAAEDALHFGLIPRMHRGIFAMNEIPELDELIQVGLFNILEERDVQIRGYPIQFDLDVLILFSANPATFNRSGKVIPQLKDRIGSFIQTHYPRERALGIEIMEQETRPDASGVFVPYFMKEIIEQISVSARKSKYVDHASGVSARFSIANYRTMVASARHRGVRLGESPAVPRISDLGHLPTSSLGKLELDLMGSHQMGEKQVLEAIVADAIRTVFEEYVEAHGLEEIADVFSKGVKIEVGDMLPSAEYAKRLKRVPKAWEKAFEVNAGASDAVRASCVEFVLAGLYASDRISRATRHGRMTYET from the coding sequence ATGACCGGTACCCGACCCACTTCGCTCAAAGAACTCCGCGAAAGCGGCTGGCAATCCAAGTCCGTCAAACATGAACTCCGCGACAACTACCTCGCGGCCCTCCGGAGCAGCGAACCACTGTTTCCCGGGATCGTCGGCTACGACGACACGGTGGTCCCCGAAATCAGCATCGCGGTGCTCGCGGGCCACGACATGCTGTTCCTAGGCGAGAAGGGGCAAGCGAAGAGCCGACTTATGCGGGCGCTCGTGCGGTTCCTCGACGAGTACGTTCCGTACCTCGACCTTCCCGGGTGCCCGGTCCACGAAGATCCTTTTAACCCTCTCACCCGGGCCGCGAAGGAGCACGTTGCGAACACACCCGAGGACCAGATCCGGATCGCGTGGTGGCACCGCACCGACCGCTACGCGGAGCGCCTCGCTCCGGGCACGAAGTTCGCGGACGTGATCGGCGAAATTGACCCCGCGAAGCTCGCGGCCGGCACCAGCATGGCAGCGGAGGACGCGCTGCACTTCGGGCTGATCCCGCGCATGCACCGTGGGATCTTCGCGATGAACGAGATCCCGGAACTGGACGAACTCATCCAGGTCGGGTTGTTCAACATCCTTGAAGAGCGCGACGTCCAGATCCGCGGGTACCCGATCCAGTTCGACCTCGACGTACTGATTCTCTTTAGTGCGAACCCGGCCACGTTCAACCGCTCGGGCAAGGTGATTCCTCAACTGAAGGACCGCATCGGGTCGTTCATCCAGACGCACTACCCGCGCGAACGCGCGCTGGGCATCGAGATCATGGAGCAGGAGACGCGCCCGGACGCGAGCGGGGTGTTTGTGCCGTATTTCATGAAGGAGATCATCGAGCAGATCAGCGTGAGCGCGCGGAAGAGTAAGTACGTGGACCACGCGAGCGGAGTGAGCGCGCGGTTCAGCATCGCGAACTACCGCACAATGGTCGCGAGCGCGCGGCACCGCGGGGTACGCCTGGGCGAATCGCCCGCCGTTCCGCGGATCAGTGACCTGGGCCACCTCCCCACGTCGTCGCTCGGCAAGCTCGAACTCGATCTGATGGGTTCGCACCAGATGGGCGAGAAACAGGTGCTTGAGGCGATCGTCGCGGACGCGATCCGCACGGTGTTCGAGGAATACGTGGAGGCACACGGCCTGGAAGAGATCGCCGACGTGTTCTCGAAGGGCGTGAAGATCGAAGTCGGCGACATGCTGCCGAGCGCGGAGTACGCGAAGCGCCTGAAGCGCGTGCCGAAGGCGTGGGAAAAGGCGTTCGAGGTGAACGCGGGTGCGAGCGATGCGGTGCGCGCCAGTTGTGTGGAATTCGTGCTGGCCGGGCTGTACGCGAGTGACCGTATCAGTCGTGCCACACGGCACGGTCGCATGACCTACGAGACGTGA
- a CDS encoding aspartate aminotransferase family protein: MPATATQTVADRYTATFAGSKRRFETAKGVFPTGVTHDARMMDPFPVYITHAKGAHKWDVDGHQLTDYFVGHGSHLLGHCPDDVVKAVQDQMARGTHHGACHDAEIEWGQLVRKLIPSAERVRFTGSGTEATLMALRLSRLYTGKGKFLKFHGHFHGWHDYVTVSADPPYDAPGVPGVPDDVAAHCVAVPPNDLNRVEDAIKADSQIGAVILEPTGGHWGAVPIRGEFLKGLREICTRHGRLLIFDEVITGFRVSPGGAQAFYGITPDLTAMAKILAGGLPGGCLGGRADILAYIEPRPGKPKMKHPGTYNANPLSAAAGVAALTRVATGEPCDRANRAATRLRNKLNELFAARAWPWIAYGDFSMVRVLPGYTGPRPSTAAGVNDGLVPFDGDVNKLDGPKNMKLYHAMRQTMLLNGVDWWGFAGMTCCDHTDAVVDHTVTAFEASLEALTAEGLA, translated from the coding sequence ATGCCTGCGACCGCGACACAGACCGTCGCCGACCGCTATACTGCTACGTTCGCCGGATCGAAGCGCCGGTTTGAAACGGCCAAGGGCGTTTTCCCCACCGGCGTGACGCACGACGCCCGCATGATGGACCCGTTCCCGGTGTACATCACGCACGCGAAGGGCGCGCACAAGTGGGACGTGGACGGGCACCAGCTCACCGATTACTTCGTCGGGCACGGCTCGCACCTGCTCGGCCACTGCCCGGACGACGTGGTGAAGGCTGTACAGGACCAGATGGCGCGCGGAACGCACCACGGTGCCTGTCACGACGCGGAAATCGAATGGGGGCAGCTCGTTCGCAAGTTGATTCCCAGTGCAGAGCGCGTGCGGTTCACCGGCAGCGGAACGGAAGCGACTCTCATGGCGCTCCGGTTGTCGCGCCTCTACACGGGAAAGGGGAAATTCCTCAAGTTTCACGGGCACTTCCACGGGTGGCACGACTACGTCACCGTTTCGGCCGACCCGCCCTATGATGCGCCGGGCGTGCCCGGGGTACCGGACGACGTGGCCGCGCACTGTGTGGCAGTACCGCCGAACGATCTCAACCGCGTCGAGGACGCGATCAAGGCCGATTCGCAAATCGGCGCCGTGATTCTTGAACCGACGGGTGGGCACTGGGGGGCGGTGCCGATTCGGGGCGAGTTTTTGAAGGGCTTGCGCGAGATCTGCACCCGGCACGGTCGGCTCCTCATTTTCGACGAAGTGATTACCGGCTTCCGCGTGTCTCCGGGCGGGGCACAAGCGTTCTACGGTATCACGCCCGACCTCACCGCGATGGCGAAGATCCTCGCGGGCGGGTTACCGGGCGGGTGCCTGGGCGGGCGCGCGGACATACTCGCGTACATCGAACCGCGCCCGGGTAAGCCCAAGATGAAGCACCCCGGCACCTACAACGCGAACCCGCTCTCGGCTGCGGCGGGTGTTGCTGCTCTAACGCGCGTCGCGACCGGCGAGCCGTGCGACCGGGCTAACCGCGCCGCGACCCGGCTCCGCAACAAGCTCAACGAACTGTTCGCCGCGCGCGCGTGGCCGTGGATCGCTTACGGTGACTTCAGCATGGTTCGCGTGTTGCCTGGGTACACCGGTCCGCGCCCGAGCACCGCGGCCGGCGTTAACGACGGGCTGGTTCCGTTCGACGGCGACGTGAACAAGCTCGACGGCCCGAAGAACATGAAGCTGTATCACGCGATGCGCCAGACTATGCTGCTCAACGGCGTGGACTGGTGGGGCTTTGCGGGCATGACCTGTTGCGACCATACCGATGCGGTTGTCGACCACACGGTGACCGCGTTCGAGGCGAGCCTGGAAGCGCTGACTGCCGAAGGGCTGGCCTAG
- a CDS encoding purple acid phosphatase family protein → MTPFSRRTFLRSSAGGLASALVAGHNSHSAENVDIAPPPRRVGGPVPTNLVPQDTLFLTWQRDPTTTITVQWVGPETQEPTPLRIVPRDGDQWKTGTAEQKPFGPTDLKVHRCEFTGLLPGTEYVLQVGKNALAYQIGWRTESYRFRTMPAKATNTFQWVSGGDCGTGPHAIGTNVIAAKQEPYFALIGGDLGYDNGTSAKTAIQFLQNYAKHMVDPKGRLIPMVTCLGNHEVRGGYKGKRSDATYYFPLFDGLYKDTTYGTLDFGDYLSLVLLDSGHVSPIGGEQTDWLESTLAEREGRPHLIVANHVPAYPSFRDPATAKTGALGTGEANRIHWCPLFEKYGVDAVLEHHDHTFKRTHPLKDGLKDKYGVPYLGDGSWGQLRKPGTPEKRPYLASVGHAYHMTVHRLEGEQRYHVALEESGRVADVYGTFGKRSAKRG, encoded by the coding sequence ATGACGCCGTTCAGTCGTCGCACCTTCCTGCGATCGTCCGCCGGCGGGTTGGCGTCCGCGCTCGTCGCCGGACACAACTCGCACTCTGCCGAAAATGTTGATATCGCGCCGCCCCCGCGCCGGGTCGGTGGGCCGGTTCCTACGAACCTCGTACCACAGGACACGCTGTTTCTGACGTGGCAACGTGACCCGACGACCACGATCACCGTGCAGTGGGTCGGGCCAGAAACCCAAGAACCAACACCCCTCCGCATCGTGCCGCGCGACGGGGACCAGTGGAAAACCGGCACGGCGGAACAGAAACCGTTCGGCCCCACCGATCTGAAGGTTCACCGCTGTGAGTTCACCGGGCTGCTGCCTGGCACGGAGTACGTGCTTCAGGTCGGCAAGAACGCGCTCGCGTACCAGATCGGGTGGCGGACGGAGTCGTACCGGTTCCGCACGATGCCCGCGAAGGCTACAAATACCTTCCAGTGGGTGTCCGGCGGCGATTGCGGCACGGGACCGCACGCGATCGGTACGAACGTCATCGCGGCCAAACAGGAGCCGTACTTCGCGCTTATTGGCGGCGACCTCGGGTACGACAACGGCACCTCGGCGAAGACAGCGATCCAGTTCTTGCAGAACTACGCGAAGCACATGGTCGACCCGAAGGGGCGGCTCATTCCGATGGTCACGTGTCTCGGGAACCACGAGGTGCGCGGGGGGTACAAGGGCAAGCGCTCCGACGCGACGTACTACTTCCCACTGTTCGACGGGCTGTATAAGGACACTACATACGGCACGCTCGACTTCGGTGACTACTTGAGTCTCGTGCTGCTCGACAGCGGGCACGTTTCGCCGATTGGTGGAGAGCAGACCGACTGGCTCGAATCGACCCTGGCGGAGCGCGAGGGGCGCCCGCACCTGATCGTCGCGAACCACGTCCCGGCGTACCCGTCGTTCCGCGACCCCGCGACCGCAAAGACCGGCGCCCTTGGTACGGGCGAAGCGAACCGGATTCACTGGTGCCCGCTGTTCGAGAAGTACGGTGTGGACGCGGTTCTGGAGCACCACGACCACACGTTCAAGCGCACCCACCCGTTGAAGGACGGGCTGAAGGACAAGTACGGCGTTCCCTATCTGGGTGACGGCTCCTGGGGGCAGTTGCGGAAGCCGGGAACTCCAGAGAAGCGACCGTACCTCGCCTCGGTGGGCCACGCCTATCACATGACCGTTCACCGACTCGAAGGCGAGCAGCGCTACCACGTCGCACTCGAAGAGAGCGGACGAGTGGCGGACGTGTATGGCACCTTTGGCAAGCGCTCCGCGAAGCGGGGGTAA